TCGAGCCACGATTCCAACCCTGCGCCGTTCTCGACCACCACGTTAGCGTCGGCGACCGTCGCAACGTCTTGAGGGGCGGGCTGGAACGTCTCGGGCGATGCGCCGACCGGCACAATGCTCTTCACGCTTACGTACTCACCGCCGACGCCTTGTACCAAGGAGTTGAGCGTTGAGATCGTCGTTGCCACGCGAATCTTGGCGGCGCCATTTGAAGCAGCCGCCTCACCCTGAGCCTGCCGTGCGGCGTGCGAACACGCCGCCGCGAACAAGAGCGCGACTGCGACGATAAATTTTAACGACATGCGCGACATCGTCCGAAAAACTCCATGGCGTGCCCGTCCAGCTCGAAGCCGTGCAGGGTCCGCAGCGATTCAGCGAACGGCTCCATCGTCGAGCAATCGACGTCCTCGACGCGACCGCACTCTTCACAAATCGCGTGATGGTGATGACGCGCCGGCTCGCACAGCATGTAGGTCGCTTCGCCCTCCGCATCGGGACGCGCCGTGACCTCGCCGCGCTCGTGCAATCGGTCGAGCGTTCGATAGACAGTGGAGAGCGCAACGAGCGCTCCGCCGTGCTTGAGCTGACCGTGAATCTCGCCGGCCGACAAGAAACGCGGTTCGTGCGCAAGGATAGCTTCTATGCGCTTGCGCGCGTGCGTCCGATAGTCGGCGCGGGTCCCCATAGGGCGAGTTATTTGCGAACTATTTGCAAAAGTCTTGCTTTGGGCGAGGCGGAGGGGCTTGGCGACGGGCACGTGGCGACCGCCGCCTTGGCCTTGGCGTTCACCTGGTCGCGCCAGTACGGCGACGTTTGCGACCATGGGGGGAGGGTGAGATCGAGCGCCTGTGCACGCGTCTGGACTTTCGGGATGACGTCGCCGAAAGCGACGGGCACGGTGCCGCCGCCGTCGTTGATCACGCTCGCGAGCGAGAGCCATGCGTCCGCGAGCATCATCGTCGGTAAGGCTTTTGCAGCCGCCGGGCACGACGCGTTCAGCTGCGCAGCG
This Candidatus Eremiobacterota bacterium DNA region includes the following protein-coding sequences:
- a CDS encoding transcriptional repressor; its protein translation is MGTRADYRTHARKRIEAILAHEPRFLSAGEIHGQLKHGGALVALSTVYRTLDRLHERGEVTARPDAEGEATYMLCEPARHHHHAICEECGRVEDVDCSTMEPFAESLRTLHGFELDGHAMEFFGRCRACR